The window CCTTGATGGCACGCATCGCCTTGGACGCCATGGGGGGGGATCACGCCCCCGACATGGTGATCGAGGGGGCGGCGATGGCAGCCCGCTCCATCGCCAACGCCCGCTTCCTGCTGGTGGGACCGGAAACGGTCCTGAAGGAGGCGTGTGTCCGCTACCAACTGGATGAGTCGCGTTTTGAGATCATCCCCGCCAGCCAGGTGGTGGATATGGCTGAAAAGCCGTCGGTGGCCTTGCGCAAGAAAAAGGACTCCTCCATGGTCATCGGCGCCCGCCTGGTCAAGGAGGGGCGGGCGGACGCCTTCGTCTCCGCCGGCAATACCGGGGCGCTCATGGCCATTGCCCGTTTCATTCTGCGTACCCTGCCGGGTATCGACCGTCCGGCCATCGCCTCCCTGATGCCCACCTGCATTGGCTCCACCTTGATGCTGGATCTCGGCGCCAACGTGGATTGCACCGTGGAACACCTGCTGCAGTTCGCCCTGATGGGCGAGGTTTACGCCAAGGCGGTCATGGGATTGACCGGACCGCGCATCGGTCTGCTCAACATCGGCGAAGAGGAGATGAAGGGCAACGAGGTGGTGCGCCAGACGGGTGAACGGCTGCGGGGCAATCCCTGTTTCGCCGGTAACGTCGAGGGTACCGATCTCTTTGCCGGGCGCTTCGACGTGGTGGTCTGCGACGGCTTTGCCGGGAATGTCAGTTTGAAGAGCGCCGAGGGAGTGGCCCATATGTTGATCCACTTCCTGAAGGAGGCCTTTGGACACTCCTGGTTGACCCGTTTCGGCTATTTGATGGCCAAACCGGCCTTGAATCGTTTCAAGGATCGGGTTGATCCGCGTCGGTACAACGGCGCCATGTTATTGGGGTTGAACGGCATCGTGGTCAAAAGCCACGGCTCCGCCGATGCCCTGGCCTATCGCAATGCCATCGAAGTGGCGGTGAATCTGGCCACCAAGCGGGTGAACGAGAAGATTGCCGTGGAAGTGGGACGGCAGACCGCCGCCGCGCTGACGAGTGTTCCGGGGGGAGACTAGGTGAAACGACCGCGAGCCCGCCTTGTCGGCACGGGATCCTATTTGCCGGCAAATGCCGTGTCCAATGACGAACTGGCCACCCGCGTGGACACTACCGATGAGTGGATCCGCACTCGTACCGGAATATCGCAGCGGCATATGGCCGCAGCCGGGGAGTTGACCTCGGATCTGGCTTTGGAGGCGTCGCGCCGGGCACTGGACGCCGCAGGGCTGGAGGTCTCCGATCTGGATCTGATCATCGTCGCCACCACCACGCCCGACCTGGTTTTTCCCTCCACCGCCACCATTTTGCAGCATAAGCTCGGGGCCAATCGAAAGGCCATTCCGGCTTTCGACATCCAGGCGGTTTGCACCGGGTTCATCTACGGGTTATCCATTGCCGAATCGTTCATCACCTCCGGGGCTCACAAAAAGGTTCTGCTGGTGGGGGCCGAAACCCTGACCCGGTTGCTGGACTGGCGGGATCGAACCACCTGTGTCCTCTTCGGGGATGGGGCGGGGGCCGCCGTGCTGACTGCGGACGGCGATGAGCGTCACGGGGTGTTGGGCAGTGTGCTGCATGCCGATGGGCAATATCTGGACCTGCTGAAGGTGGGGGGAGGTGTCTCTTCCGGTCCTGCGGCGGATCTTCCCGCTGATTTCGGAGGGTTGGGGTTCATCGAGATGCGGGGCAAGGAGGTCTTCAAAAGGGCGGTTCTGACCATGGGTGACCTGGTGGACGAGATGCTCGGCGCCCATGGATTGCAGCGCAAGGATATCTCCTGGCTGGTGCCGCATCAGGCCAATATCCGTATTATCCAAAGCCTTGCCGAACGTTTGGGCGTGGGGCTGGAACAGGTGGTGGTCACGGTGGATCGCCACGGCAATACTTCGGCGGCAAGTGTGCCGTTGGCCCTCGATACGGCGGTGCGGGATGGGCGGATTCGCAGTGGGGATTTGATTCTGATGGAGGCTTTCGGCGGCGGCTTTACCTGGGGATCGGCGCTGGTGCGGTGGTAAAAAAATCTTTACCCTTTAAATATTTATCCTTTAAGTATCAAAAATATTCTATTCAAAGTCAAATTCAAAGGATAGAACATTTTCTTTTTTTGATACTTAACAGATTGAAATATTAAACGAATTCATCTCGGGGGGCGATAAACGCCCCCGAGATCCAAGAGCTCACTCGTCCGAGAAACTCCCACTGCTCTCCCTCTGCAGGTCCGACATCTCCTTGCTGAAGAAATCCAGAACCCCGTAACGTCCGGCATTGCAGGTGCGGCATTGCGAACCCGCACTGGCCCAGCCTTTCGGCCCCCCCTTGTTGCCCCCGCAGGTGTTCTGTCCACAACGCACCTCACCGCAGGCCGTGCATTTGTAGATACGGGCTGGACGGCCTCCGCACAGGGGACATTTGATCGACGACATGACCTTTCTCCCGCAAGGGCCCAAGCCCCGCTTCCCAGGTAAAACCATCCCTGGAGACACTCAATCCCTTACAGGTTCGGGGTTTTTGCCCGACGAACCGGACGTATTCTCCTCCCCGTGGACCTCCCGCGTCAGCACGGGACACTGTCCCAGCGGCATTTTCGGCAAGGGCCGCGTCACCTCGGCATTGCCGAAGGACCGAAATTCCAGCCGAACTTCCACACGCCGGCTCTCCTCACGATTGTCTTTGATGCTTGTCGTACTGGCGCCGTCAATGATGAGCAGTTTTTTCAAGGAATCTTTCTGCTCCTCCGGCAAATCGGGAGAGAGCAGAGTACACAGCACCGCCTGGGCTCGACGCAGGCTCAGGTCCACATTGTACAAATAAGTCCCTGTTTCGTCGGTATAGCCTTCGATGTGAACCCGGCGCAACCAGCGACGCCCTGCCTGACTCGCCTGCAGTTCAAGCAGAACCGGAACAAAACGGCGAATGCGTGTCCGGGCCTCTTCCGAAAGATAATGAGAATTATGTGCAAACCGGACCTGCTCGCCAAAGCCGATAGTATAGTGGGTTGGATTGAATGTAACCGGTAAATTTTTCTGCGCCGCCTTGTCTTTGAGATCGTTGAGGATCGCCTGAATATCCCGATCCCTGTTGCGGCGGGCTTCCCAGTCGCGGGAGGAGATGGCCACGACCGACAAGCTCATGACGACCAGGAAAAGCAGCATCAAGGCGGTCATCAGGTCCGCGTAACTGACCCAAAAGGGGTTGTCAACCGGTTCATGTCGTTTGGTGGGATTGGAATGGGGCGGAGCCATGGGTCGATTCGCTTTCTTCAGGGGGAGGAGGAA of the Magnetococcales bacterium genome contains:
- the plsX gene encoding phosphate acyltransferase PlsX is translated as MARIALDAMGGDHAPDMVIEGAAMAARSIANARFLLVGPETVLKEACVRYQLDESRFEIIPASQVVDMAEKPSVALRKKKDSSMVIGARLVKEGRADAFVSAGNTGALMAIARFILRTLPGIDRPAIASLMPTCIGSTLMLDLGANVDCTVEHLLQFALMGEVYAKAVMGLTGPRIGLLNIGEEEMKGNEVVRQTGERLRGNPCFAGNVEGTDLFAGRFDVVVCDGFAGNVSLKSAEGVAHMLIHFLKEAFGHSWLTRFGYLMAKPALNRFKDRVDPRRYNGAMLLGLNGIVVKSHGSADALAYRNAIEVAVNLATKRVNEKIAVEVGRQTAAALTSVPGGD
- a CDS encoding ketoacyl-ACP synthase III, with amino-acid sequence MKRPRARLVGTGSYLPANAVSNDELATRVDTTDEWIRTRTGISQRHMAAAGELTSDLALEASRRALDAAGLEVSDLDLIIVATTTPDLVFPSTATILQHKLGANRKAIPAFDIQAVCTGFIYGLSIAESFITSGAHKKVLLVGAETLTRLLDWRDRTTCVLFGDGAGAAVLTADGDERHGVLGSVLHADGQYLDLLKVGGGVSSGPAADLPADFGGLGFIEMRGKEVFKRAVLTMGDLVDEMLGAHGLQRKDISWLVPHQANIRIIQSLAERLGVGLEQVVVTVDRHGNTSAASVPLALDTAVRDGRIRSGDLILMEAFGGGFTWGSALVRW
- a CDS encoding transposase gives rise to the protein MSSIKCPLCGGRPARIYKCTACGEVRCGQNTCGGNKGGPKGWASAGSQCRTCNAGRYGVLDFFSKEMSDLQRESSGSFSDE
- a CDS encoding OmpA family protein, producing the protein MAPPHSNPTKRHEPVDNPFWVSYADLMTALMLLFLVVMSLSVVAISSRDWEARRNRDRDIQAILNDLKDKAAQKNLPVTFNPTHYTIGFGEQVRFAHNSHYLSEEARTRIRRFVPVLLELQASQAGRRWLRRVHIEGYTDETGTYLYNVDLSLRRAQAVLCTLLSPDLPEEQKDSLKKLLIIDGASTTSIKDNREESRRVEVRLEFRSFGNAEVTRPLPKMPLGQCPVLTREVHGEENTSGSSGKNPEPVRD